The proteins below come from a single Kitasatospora sp. NBC_00315 genomic window:
- a CDS encoding amino acid adenylation domain-containing protein gives MKHEIDTLIEAYRAGRLTEGEVAARLRGLRTEAEERSARPAGEAREVHTHGLSQAQHGLWALQRAYPDLAAYNVPLCFRVTDLDVSLFREACRVLVARHPVLGTVIHREGSTPRQSVDPAREPDFDRVDLTDVTDDAEALEVVRRESKRAFVLDAGSAADARSLFRVRVFDRPGAESIVLVTAHHAVFDGSSAALVMSTLFEAYEALVAGRRPAAADSRGSGVAFHGFVEQERRLLAERGDELLSYWRERLAGPLPVLDLPTDRPHGEVTDRFAGATHVSRVPAGLVARIRELAASRRVFLSAALLTAYTATLASYAGQRELVVGMAVNERRGEQLADAMGLLVNMVPVRVAVPDTSSFARSLTDAQRQLADDLLHGYPFPALVRELATEAAPGRSLLFQPAFVHQDVLDGIAGPDRPYRLVEELHQEGEYELSLEVWNNGDDLTLYWTYQSQLYGREFVEGLAERFVRLLTAVCDEPDRPLAELRPRFAQEVATEPPRARQESRCVHEWFEEVAAAAPDAIALEHEGRLVSYGELNARANRLARHLRGLGVGAEVLVALCLPRGEQQVVGLLAVLKAGGAYVPLDPASPVERLAFVLEDSAPGVVVTQDGLPEGLAVSAVPVVDVTADAPLWAGLAAEDLCADGVSAANAAYVIYTSGSSGVPKGVLVEHRNVTRLFTSTAEWFRFGERDVWTLFHSFAFDFSVWEIFGALLYGGRLVIVPQAVTRDPRAFHRLLCASGVTVLNQTPSAFQQLIAAQGADAEPHALRLVVFGGEALDVASLKPWTARAVNRGVDLVNMYGITETTVHVTYRLLSAADAERSVSPIGERIPDLRTHVLDEDGRPVPDGEVGELYVGGAGVARGYVNRPELTAQRFLDDPFHGEPGSRMYRTGDLARRLPDGELEYLGRNDDQVKIRGFRVELGEIRARLAEHPAVGSCVVLARQDQPGDGQLVAYVVPADRAPGAGAPHRRAELAEHLRRTLPDYMVPSAFVTLDRLPLTGNGKLDREALPAPGIDAYAQRPYTAPDTPTERAVAAVWAELTGLEEPRIGTGDNFFELGGHSLLIATLVARLKERGLDATVRAVFASPTLAELAAEIDRGGNSAPGHETPANLIPAACERITPDMLPLVGLTQAEIDALVGQVPGGAPNVQDVYPLVPSQEGILFHHLMDPAQDLYVIPILFDAPNRRVCDDFTSAVQQLMDRHDVLRTAVITEGLPEAVQVVLREVRLDVERRTLDPEEDAERQARAWLEEMGTIRLDRAPLLRVVVAADPHSERHLLLLGVHHIVEDATSLRLIFDELATHMAGRGDRLLPPPAYRDFVGHTLHQLASNDAEAFFRAELEDVTEPTTLFQLAEVRGANSPVSDVHRVLPAELTGDLREQAQRLRISPATVFHAAWALVAAAGSGRDDVVFGTVLSGRLQGVPGIERMIGNFINTLPLRVRLRDRSVRDLVSEIDAGLKRLISHEQSALTLAQGCSGLDGDAALFSALINYRYVEPRHGRDEPVTLEDLGVNRLGWLDRTNYPVGVSVDDTGTDLSLNAQIDASLSPEAVLDYVEAAVSAVVAALALDDGAGTRALDIDVMPEAERRRLLTEWNGTAEPAPDDRCLPELFEEQVRARPDAIAVRHGTRTLTYAQTNARANRVAHYLRGQGVGPDTRVGLCLRRSPETVIGLLGILKAGGAYVPIDPDYPSERVRALRDASGVSIVLGRSGAERSVLDDGRADADRLQVVHLDTGERAEDGTGPAAQVLAGQPEHDLSRAETGLTPDHLACTIFTSGSTGRPKGVLMEHRGVVRLVRNREFFAADEDTVVLHHSSISFDAGSLEVLTPLVCGGLLVLHDGDSKDPEQLLDRVESAGVTTMLLSAAFLPAFADSAAGRDLPLRYLAVVGDTFAARDVRRLYAAHPGLTVVNGYGPTENSIASTHHVIPRDIADDAVVPIGRPVPHSTAYVLDANQRPVLRGVVGELCFGGLGVARGYLDDPEQTAERFVRDPFAVEPGARLYRTGDLARWRPDGTLEFRGRVDDQVKVRGFRVEPGEIETLLNAHPSVHGAVVTTRSAGESKQLIAYVRPAEDWLDTVARQQNADRLRQWQDLFEDRYRTEGADTVGDTPAEAEDDLNLLGWNSSYTGESIPEAEMREWIDGTVRQIGALRPRRLLEVGCGSGLLLLRYAALCEEVYAVDLSAAALEGVRRSVDRRGWTHVTLAQGEADTFALPPGTEKFDTVVVNSVVQYFPNRLYLEEVVERLLPLVADGGRLLIGDVRNLDLFSAHVCAVERGSLSSKVPAGTLVREVRRRRRQETELLVSPGWFARLPERLPQIGSVDITVKRGTGDNEMLSYRYDVVLTKGAAAPAQDLPWLEATTADGLRALVTEGRYRRFGVAGLSNPKVADDVRVSESLATWPAQRQVEPLAGGRRLSPEASARALELEAALRYAEEQGYEVAVTWSQDRLDGLDLVLAKGEPARARARAPYRRSAATNVPQIADTGRELTRTLKDHLASRVPEYMVPNVFVALDELPLTPNGKVDKKALPAPDEADVHRESYVAPRSALELILCRLVQDVLELERVGLQDSFFELGGHSLLATRLTIRVKRETGRELSLMTVLSGATIGEMARELAAEPESTPGETVPLLPVTDADADADAPLALQQSELWFLNPREHLGSAYDNAQAVFRIIGRLDRAAYARAYAVLVERHTILRTSYVRHADSGVTQRVNEAAGFTVAFEKVSGDAAVAELLRAERVRPFRPDDRHQLRVHVLTLTEYEHIAVVTRPWGIFDGWSAGIFLAELATAYRALSRGEEPALPELPVRYADFARWQLRVVDGPARERQLAYWRAQLAALPACVSLRTDYQRPEVKSYRGSSVEVKVPQEVLEELRRFGRQRGGTLYMTLLAAFATLIGGYTPDRELAVGSPVTNRPRPELERVVGYFVNLLVMRLDVSADRGFDELLTQAKQVTAAGHEHKDVPFTDLVAELASKTDPAHSPLFQVMFNLVPAPAPADPDGGDTDGPAILPVPTATEVAKFDLNLTVRETLSGLIGALEYSTDLFSGNTAEEMAAAYERLLLKIVTNPGASLAQLRRAAEGGAR, from the coding sequence GTGAAGCACGAGATCGACACCCTGATCGAGGCGTACCGGGCGGGCCGGCTGACCGAGGGCGAGGTCGCCGCGCGGCTGCGCGGGCTGCGGACGGAGGCGGAGGAGCGGTCGGCCCGGCCCGCCGGCGAGGCCCGCGAGGTGCACACGCACGGGCTCTCCCAGGCGCAGCACGGCCTGTGGGCACTCCAGCGGGCGTACCCGGATCTGGCCGCCTACAACGTGCCGCTGTGCTTCCGGGTCACCGACCTGGACGTGTCGCTCTTCCGGGAGGCCTGCCGGGTGCTGGTGGCACGCCATCCGGTGCTCGGCACGGTGATCCACCGGGAGGGGAGCACCCCGCGCCAGTCGGTCGACCCCGCCCGGGAGCCGGACTTCGACCGCGTGGACCTGACGGACGTCACCGACGACGCCGAGGCACTGGAGGTCGTGCGGCGCGAGAGCAAGCGCGCGTTCGTCCTCGACGCCGGCTCGGCGGCCGACGCGCGGAGCCTCTTCCGGGTGAGGGTCTTCGACCGCCCGGGGGCCGAGTCGATCGTGCTGGTCACCGCACACCACGCCGTCTTCGACGGCAGCTCGGCCGCGCTGGTGATGAGCACGCTCTTCGAGGCGTACGAGGCACTGGTGGCAGGGCGGCGTCCGGCCGCCGCGGACTCCCGCGGGAGCGGTGTCGCCTTCCACGGCTTCGTGGAGCAGGAGCGACGCCTGCTCGCCGAGCGCGGTGACGAGCTGCTGTCGTACTGGCGCGAGCGGCTCGCCGGGCCGCTGCCCGTCCTGGACCTGCCCACCGACCGCCCGCACGGGGAGGTGACGGACCGCTTCGCGGGCGCCACCCACGTCAGCCGGGTGCCCGCCGGACTCGTCGCGCGGATCAGGGAGCTGGCGGCCTCGCGGCGCGTCTTCCTCTCCGCCGCGCTGCTGACCGCCTACACGGCGACCCTGGCCTCGTACGCCGGGCAGCGCGAACTGGTCGTCGGGATGGCGGTGAACGAGCGACGCGGCGAGCAACTCGCCGACGCCATGGGCCTGCTGGTCAACATGGTGCCGGTCCGGGTGGCGGTCCCCGACACCTCGTCCTTCGCGCGGTCGCTCACCGACGCGCAACGCCAGCTCGCCGACGACCTGCTGCACGGCTACCCCTTCCCGGCGCTGGTCCGGGAGCTGGCCACGGAGGCCGCCCCCGGGCGGTCGCTGCTCTTTCAGCCGGCGTTCGTCCACCAGGACGTGCTCGACGGCATCGCCGGACCGGACCGGCCGTACCGGCTCGTCGAGGAGCTGCACCAGGAGGGCGAGTACGAGCTGTCGCTGGAGGTGTGGAACAACGGGGACGACCTCACCCTGTACTGGACGTACCAGTCGCAGCTGTACGGCCGGGAGTTCGTCGAGGGCCTCGCGGAGCGGTTCGTCCGTCTCCTGACGGCCGTCTGCGACGAGCCCGACCGGCCGCTGGCCGAACTGCGCCCGCGCTTCGCGCAGGAGGTGGCGACCGAGCCGCCGCGGGCGCGGCAGGAGAGCCGGTGCGTGCACGAGTGGTTCGAGGAGGTGGCCGCCGCCGCGCCGGACGCGATCGCGCTGGAGCACGAGGGGCGTCTGGTCTCCTACGGGGAGCTCAACGCCCGGGCGAACCGCCTGGCGCGGCATCTGCGCGGGCTGGGAGTCGGGGCGGAGGTCCTGGTGGCGCTGTGCCTGCCGCGCGGTGAGCAGCAGGTGGTGGGGCTGCTGGCGGTGCTGAAGGCGGGCGGCGCGTACGTGCCGCTGGACCCGGCCTCGCCCGTGGAGCGGCTGGCGTTCGTGCTGGAGGACAGCGCGCCGGGGGTGGTGGTGACGCAGGACGGGCTGCCCGAGGGGCTGGCCGTGTCGGCGGTGCCGGTGGTGGACGTGACGGCGGACGCCCCGCTGTGGGCCGGGCTGGCGGCGGAGGACCTCTGCGCCGACGGGGTGTCGGCGGCGAACGCGGCGTACGTGATCTACACCTCGGGTTCGTCGGGCGTCCCGAAGGGCGTGCTGGTCGAGCACCGGAACGTGACCCGGCTGTTCACCTCGACGGCCGAGTGGTTCCGCTTCGGCGAGCGCGACGTGTGGACGCTGTTCCACTCCTTCGCCTTCGACTTCTCGGTGTGGGAGATCTTCGGCGCGCTGCTGTACGGCGGCCGGCTGGTGATCGTGCCGCAGGCGGTCACCCGTGATCCCCGCGCGTTCCACCGGCTGCTGTGCGCCTCGGGCGTGACGGTGCTGAACCAGACGCCGAGCGCCTTCCAGCAGCTGATCGCGGCGCAGGGCGCCGACGCCGAGCCGCACGCGCTGCGGTTGGTGGTGTTCGGCGGCGAGGCCCTGGACGTGGCCTCGTTGAAGCCGTGGACGGCGCGCGCGGTCAACCGGGGGGTCGACCTGGTCAACATGTACGGCATCACCGAGACGACGGTGCACGTCACCTACCGGCTCCTGTCGGCGGCGGACGCGGAGCGGTCGGTCAGCCCGATCGGCGAGCGGATCCCCGACCTGCGGACCCACGTGCTGGACGAGGACGGCCGGCCGGTGCCGGACGGCGAGGTGGGCGAGCTGTACGTCGGCGGCGCGGGCGTGGCGCGCGGGTACGTGAACCGCCCGGAGCTGACGGCGCAGCGCTTCCTCGACGACCCGTTCCACGGGGAGCCGGGATCCCGGATGTACCGGACCGGCGACCTGGCACGCCGGCTGCCCGACGGCGAGCTGGAGTACCTGGGCCGCAACGACGACCAGGTCAAGATCCGCGGGTTCCGCGTCGAACTCGGCGAGATCCGGGCCCGCCTCGCCGAACACCCGGCCGTCGGCTCCTGCGTCGTCCTGGCCCGGCAGGACCAGCCGGGGGACGGGCAGCTCGTGGCCTACGTCGTCCCGGCCGACCGCGCCCCGGGCGCCGGGGCGCCGCACCGGCGCGCCGAACTGGCCGAGCACCTGCGGCGGACACTGCCGGACTACATGGTTCCCAGTGCGTTCGTCACCCTGGACCGGCTGCCCCTCACCGGCAACGGCAAGCTCGACCGCGAGGCCCTGCCCGCGCCGGGGATCGACGCCTACGCCCAGCGCCCCTACACGGCGCCGGACACGCCCACCGAGCGGGCCGTCGCCGCCGTCTGGGCGGAGCTGACCGGGCTGGAGGAGCCCCGCATCGGCACCGGCGACAACTTCTTCGAGCTGGGCGGGCACTCCCTCCTGATCGCCACCCTGGTCGCGCGGCTCAAGGAGCGCGGACTCGACGCCACCGTCCGCGCCGTCTTCGCCAGCCCCACACTGGCCGAGCTCGCGGCCGAGATCGACCGCGGCGGGAACAGCGCTCCCGGGCACGAGACCCCGGCCAACCTCATCCCGGCGGCGTGCGAACGGATCACCCCGGACATGCTGCCGCTGGTCGGCCTCACCCAGGCCGAGATCGACGCGCTGGTCGGCCAGGTGCCCGGCGGTGCCCCCAACGTGCAGGACGTCTACCCGCTCGTGCCCTCCCAGGAGGGGATCCTCTTCCACCACCTGATGGACCCGGCGCAGGACCTGTACGTCATCCCCATCCTGTTCGACGCCCCGAACCGGCGCGTCTGCGACGACTTCACCTCCGCCGTGCAGCAGCTGATGGACCGTCACGACGTCCTGCGTACCGCCGTCATCACCGAGGGCCTGCCCGAGGCGGTACAGGTGGTCCTGCGGGAGGTGCGCCTCGACGTGGAGCGGCGGACCCTCGACCCCGAGGAGGACGCCGAGCGGCAGGCCCGCGCCTGGCTGGAGGAGATGGGCACCATCCGCCTCGACCGGGCGCCGCTGCTGCGGGTCGTGGTCGCCGCCGATCCACACTCCGAGCGCCACCTCCTGCTGCTCGGTGTGCACCACATCGTCGAGGACGCCACCTCGCTGCGGCTGATCTTCGACGAGCTGGCCACCCACATGGCGGGCCGCGGCGACCGGCTGCTGCCGCCCCCGGCCTACCGGGACTTCGTCGGCCACACCCTGCACCAGCTCGCCTCGAACGACGCGGAGGCGTTCTTCCGCGCCGAACTGGAGGACGTCACCGAGCCGACCACCCTGTTCCAGCTGGCGGAGGTGCGAGGCGCCAACAGTCCCGTCAGCGACGTGCACCGCGTCCTGCCGGCCGAGCTGACGGGCGACCTGCGCGAACAGGCCCAGCGCCTGCGGATCAGCCCGGCCACCGTGTTCCACGCGGCCTGGGCCCTCGTGGCGGCGGCGGGCAGCGGACGAGACGACGTGGTCTTCGGCACCGTCCTGTCCGGACGGCTCCAGGGCGTACCGGGCATCGAGCGCATGATCGGCAACTTCATCAACACCCTGCCGCTGCGCGTGCGGTTGCGCGACCGGAGCGTGCGGGACCTCGTCTCCGAGATCGACGCCGGCCTGAAGAGACTGATCAGCCACGAGCAGAGCGCGCTGACGCTCGCCCAGGGGTGCAGCGGGCTCGACGGCGACGCCGCGCTGTTCAGCGCCCTGATCAACTACCGCTACGTCGAGCCCCGCCACGGCCGGGACGAGCCGGTCACGCTGGAGGACCTGGGCGTCAACCGGCTCGGCTGGCTGGACCGCACCAACTACCCGGTCGGCGTGTCGGTCGACGACACCGGAACCGACCTGTCCCTGAACGCCCAGATCGACGCGAGCCTCTCGCCCGAGGCCGTGCTCGACTACGTGGAGGCCGCGGTCTCGGCGGTCGTCGCAGCCCTGGCACTCGACGACGGCGCCGGAACCCGGGCCCTGGACATCGACGTCATGCCCGAGGCCGAACGCCGCCGGCTGCTGACCGAGTGGAACGGCACGGCCGAGCCCGCCCCCGACGACCGCTGCCTGCCCGAGCTGTTCGAGGAACAGGTCCGGGCCCGGCCGGACGCGATCGCGGTCCGCCACGGGACGCGGACGCTGACCTACGCGCAGACGAACGCCCGGGCCAACCGGGTGGCGCACTACCTGCGCGGCCAGGGGGTGGGGCCCGACACCCGGGTCGGACTGTGCCTGCGCCGCTCGCCGGAGACGGTGATCGGCCTGCTCGGCATCCTCAAGGCCGGCGGGGCGTACGTCCCCATCGATCCCGACTACCCCAGCGAGCGCGTCCGGGCCCTGCGCGACGCCTCCGGTGTCTCCATCGTCCTCGGCCGGTCCGGGGCCGAGCGGTCGGTCCTGGACGACGGCAGGGCCGACGCCGACCGCCTCCAGGTCGTCCACCTCGACACCGGAGAGCGCGCCGAGGACGGGACCGGGCCCGCGGCCCAGGTCCTCGCCGGCCAGCCGGAGCACGACCTGTCCCGGGCGGAGACCGGCCTCACACCCGACCACCTCGCCTGCACCATCTTCACCTCCGGATCCACCGGGCGGCCCAAGGGCGTGCTGATGGAGCACCGCGGTGTGGTCCGGCTCGTGCGAAACCGCGAGTTCTTCGCCGCCGACGAGGACACCGTGGTCCTGCACCACTCCTCGATCTCCTTCGACGCCGGCTCCCTGGAGGTGCTCACCCCGCTGGTCTGCGGGGGCCTGCTGGTGCTGCACGACGGCGACTCCAAGGACCCGGAGCAGCTGCTGGACCGGGTCGAGAGCGCCGGCGTCACGACCATGCTGCTGTCGGCCGCCTTCCTGCCGGCCTTCGCGGACTCCGCGGCCGGGCGAGACCTGCCGCTGCGCTACCTCGCCGTGGTGGGCGACACCTTCGCGGCCCGCGACGTCCGCCGGCTGTACGCCGCACACCCCGGCCTGACCGTGGTCAACGGGTACGGCCCGACCGAGAACAGCATCGCCTCCACCCACCACGTGATCCCCCGGGACATCGCCGACGACGCGGTCGTCCCGATCGGCCGGCCCGTACCGCACTCGACCGCCTACGTGCTCGACGCGAACCAGCGGCCCGTCCTGCGCGGCGTCGTCGGCGAACTGTGCTTCGGCGGGCTCGGGGTGGCGCGCGGCTACCTCGACGACCCGGAGCAGACGGCCGAGCGGTTCGTCCGCGACCCCTTCGCGGTCGAGCCCGGCGCACGGCTGTACCGCACCGGCGACCTGGCCCGCTGGCGGCCCGACGGCACCCTGGAGTTCCGCGGCCGGGTCGACGACCAGGTCAAGGTCCGCGGCTTCCGGGTCGAACCGGGCGAGATCGAGACGCTGCTGAACGCCCACCCCTCGGTGCACGGCGCCGTGGTCACCACCCGGTCCGCCGGCGAGAGCAAGCAGCTGATCGCCTACGTGCGGCCGGCCGAGGACTGGCTGGACACCGTCGCGCGGCAGCAGAACGCCGACCGGCTGCGCCAGTGGCAGGACCTCTTCGAGGACCGGTACCGCACCGAGGGCGCGGACACCGTCGGCGACACCCCGGCGGAGGCCGAGGACGACCTCAACCTCCTCGGCTGGAACAGCAGTTACACCGGGGAGAGCATCCCCGAGGCCGAGATGCGCGAGTGGATCGACGGCACCGTCCGGCAGATCGGGGCACTGCGCCCCCGACGCCTGCTGGAGGTCGGCTGCGGCAGCGGACTCCTGCTCCTGCGCTACGCGGCCCTCTGCGAGGAGGTGTACGCCGTCGACCTCTCCGCCGCGGCGCTGGAAGGCGTCCGGCGCAGCGTGGACCGCCGGGGCTGGACGCACGTCACCCTCGCCCAGGGCGAGGCCGACACGTTCGCCCTGCCGCCGGGCACGGAGAAGTTCGACACCGTCGTCGTCAACTCCGTCGTGCAGTACTTCCCCAACCGCCTCTACCTGGAGGAGGTGGTCGAGCGGCTGCTGCCCCTGGTCGCCGACGGCGGGCGCCTCCTGATCGGCGACGTACGCAACCTCGACCTCTTCTCCGCCCACGTCTGCGCCGTCGAACGCGGCAGCCTGTCCTCGAAGGTCCCGGCGGGCACGCTCGTGCGCGAGGTCCGGCGCCGGCGCCGGCAGGAGACCGAACTGCTCGTCAGCCCGGGCTGGTTCGCCCGGCTCCCCGAGCGGCTGCCCCAGATCGGCTCGGTGGACATCACCGTCAAGCGCGGCACCGGTGACAACGAGATGCTCAGCTACCGCTACGACGTCGTCCTGACCAAGGGCGCCGCCGCACCCGCGCAGGACCTTCCCTGGCTGGAGGCCACCACCGCGGACGGGCTGCGCGCGCTGGTCACCGAGGGCCGGTACCGGCGGTTCGGGGTCGCCGGCCTGAGCAACCCGAAGGTCGCCGACGACGTCCGGGTGAGCGAGAGCCTCGCGACCTGGCCCGCCCAGCGGCAGGTGGAACCGCTCGCCGGCGGCCGCCGGCTGTCCCCGGAGGCGTCGGCGCGGGCGCTGGAGCTCGAAGCCGCGCTGCGGTACGCCGAGGAGCAGGGCTACGAGGTCGCGGTGACCTGGTCCCAGGACCGGCTGGACGGGCTCGACCTGGTTCTCGCCAAGGGCGAGCCGGCCCGCGCGCGGGCCCGCGCCCCGTACCGCCGCTCCGCCGCGACGAACGTGCCGCAGATCGCCGACACCGGCCGGGAGCTGACCCGCACCCTCAAGGACCACCTGGCGAGCCGGGTGCCCGAGTACATGGTGCCCAACGTGTTCGTGGCCCTCGACGAGCTGCCGCTCACCCCCAACGGCAAGGTCGACAAGAAGGCGCTGCCCGCTCCGGACGAGGCCGACGTCCACCGCGAGAGCTACGTCGCGCCCCGCAGCGCCCTGGAGCTGATCCTCTGCCGGCTCGTCCAGGACGTCCTCGAACTGGAGCGCGTCGGCCTCCAGGACAGCTTCTTCGAACTCGGCGGCCACTCCCTGCTCGCCACCCGCCTCACCATCCGGGTGAAGCGGGAGACCGGCCGGGAGCTGTCCCTGATGACGGTGCTCTCCGGGGCCACCATCGGCGAGATGGCCAGGGAGCTGGCGGCGGAGCCCGAGAGCACCCCGGGCGAGACCGTGCCGCTGCTGCCCGTCACCGACGCCGACGCCGACGCCGACGCCCCTCTCGCCCTCCAGCAGAGCGAACTGTGGTTCCTCAACCCGCGCGAGCACCTGGGATCGGCGTACGACAACGCGCAGGCCGTCTTCCGGATCATCGGCCGGCTGGACCGCGCGGCCTACGCCCGCGCCTACGCGGTGCTGGTCGAGCGGCACACGATCCTGCGCACGAGCTACGTCCGGCACGCGGACTCCGGCGTCACCCAGCGGGTGAACGAGGCCGCCGGGTTCACCGTCGCCTTCGAGAAGGTGAGCGGGGACGCCGCCGTCGCCGAACTGCTCCGGGCCGAACGCGTCCGGCCGTTCCGGCCGGACGACCGCCACCAGCTGCGCGTGCACGTCCTGACCCTCACGGAGTACGAGCACATCGCCGTGGTGACCAGGCCCTGGGGCATCTTCGACGGCTGGTCGGCCGGCATCTTCCTGGCCGAACTGGCCACCGCCTACCGGGCGCTGAGCCGGGGGGAGGAGCCCGCACTGCCGGAGCTGCCCGTCCGGTACGCGGACTTCGCCCGCTGGCAGCTGCGGGTCGTGGACGGGCCGGCCCGCGAACGGCAGCTGGCGTACTGGCGCGCGCAGCTCGCCGCGCTGCCGGCCTGCGTCTCGCTGCGCACCGACTACCAGCGGCCCGAGGTCAAGTCGTACCGGGGCTCCTCGGTCGAGGTGAAGGTGCCGCAGGAGGTGCTCGAAGAGCTTCGGCGTTTCGGGCGGCAGCGGGGCGGCACTCTCTACATGACGCTCCTCGCGGCCTTCGCGACACTGATCGGCGGGTACACCCCGGACCGTGAACTGGCCGTCGGCTCACCGGTGACCAACCGGCCGAGGCCGGAACTGGAGCGCGTGGTCGGCTACTTCGTCAACCTGCTGGTGATGCGCCTGGACGTGAGCGCCGACCGGGGATTCGACGAACTCCTGACGCAGGCCAAGCAGGTCACCGCCGCGGGCCACGAGCACAAGGACGTCCCGTTCACCGACCTGGTCGCGGAGCTCGCGTCGAAGACCGACCCGGCCCACTCCCCGCTGTTCCAGGTCATGTTCAACCTCGTCCCCGCGCCCGCGCCGGCGGACCCGGACGGCGGGGACACCGACGGCCCGGCGATCCTGCCGGTGCCGACCGCGACCGAGGTGGCGAAGTTCGACCTCAACCTGACCGTCCGGGAGACCCTGTCCGGCCTGATCGGCGCCCTGGAGTACAGCACCGACCTGTTCTCCGGGAACACCGCCGAGGAGATGGCGGCGGCCTACGAGCGGCTGCTGCTGAAGATCGTGACGAATCCGGGAGCGAGCCTCGCGCAGCTGCGCCGGGCGGCCGAGGGCGGTGCCCGATGA
- the fabD gene encoding ACP S-malonyltransferase — MTSVYVFPGQGSQRRGMGQGLFDRFPALVAQADDLLGRSLRTLCEEDPDGLLGRTEYTQPALFAVSALQYLDRVDGGRERPAVLAGHSLGEYGALFAAGAFDFATGLGLVRERGALMSRAPRGAMAAVVGLEQERVREILAGLPHRTIDVANLNSRRQCVLSGVHDDIHAPEVRAACTAAGGRFAPLRVSAAFHSRHMAGVEEEFARHLSTVELGELHTPVVANVTARPYPTTGYADLMIRQISSPVRWHESVSWLMAQGHRDFHEIGPGDVLTRLTEQIAQEPFTGAERPPVPRRMPRRREVVFMYGGQGNQYPAMGSELYDANPAFRAALDRCSALYEAADGTSLVAAIQDTRGGRAFDDILQTHAALYSIGWSLTEALRADGFTPDAVVGHSLGEYVAATVAGAMSLEDGLDLVMKQAHLVKQHCRTGGMLSVLAGPGLYRARPELFAGLALAGVHHDGGTTGNFVVSGSADRLAEARALLDEEGVTTARLPVRYAFHSELIDDIRHECHEMGRAVAVRRPELPVHSAACAGPLREDAAERWGPYVWDVIRGTARFDTMMATSFPRPERHWFVDLSPGGSLAGLLGHGYGPDHRGAFAIDRFTSDTASMRRLREGLRSVRDSRGA; from the coding sequence ATGACCTCGGTGTACGTGTTTCCCGGCCAGGGATCGCAGCGCAGGGGCATGGGACAGGGCCTGTTCGACCGGTTCCCCGCCCTGGTGGCGCAGGCCGACGACCTCCTCGGCCGCTCACTGCGGACGCTCTGCGAGGAGGACCCGGACGGCCTGCTGGGCCGCACGGAGTACACCCAGCCGGCGCTGTTCGCGGTCAGCGCCCTGCAGTACCTCGACCGCGTCGACGGCGGGCGGGAGCGGCCCGCGGTCCTCGCCGGCCACAGCCTGGGGGAGTACGGCGCGCTGTTCGCCGCCGGGGCGTTCGACTTCGCCACCGGACTCGGCCTGGTCCGCGAGCGCGGCGCGCTGATGAGCCGGGCTCCCAGGGGCGCGATGGCCGCGGTCGTCGGCCTGGAGCAGGAGCGCGTGCGGGAGATCCTGGCGGGGCTGCCCCACCGGACCATCGACGTCGCCAACCTCAACTCCCGCCGGCAGTGCGTCCTCTCCGGCGTCCACGACGACATCCACGCACCCGAGGTCCGCGCCGCCTGCACCGCGGCCGGCGGCAGGTTCGCCCCCCTCCGGGTGAGCGCGGCCTTCCACTCGCGTCACATGGCCGGGGTGGAGGAGGAGTTCGCCCGCCACCTGTCCACGGTCGAGCTCGGCGAACTCCACACTCCCGTGGTCGCCAACGTCACCGCCCGCCCCTACCCGACCACCGGTTACGCCGACCTGATGATACGTCAGATATCGAGCCCGGTCCGGTGGCACGAGTCCGTCTCCTGGCTGATGGCCCAGGGACACCGCGACTTCCACGAGATCGGCCCGGGAGACGTCCTGACCAGGCTCACCGAGCAGATCGCCCAGGAGCCCTTCACGGGAGCGGAGCGGCCCCCGGTCCCGCGCCGGATGCCGCGACGGCGCGAGGTCGTCTTCATGTACGGGGGCCAGGGCAACCAGTACCCCGCGATGGGCAGCGAACTGTACGACGCCAACCCGGCGTTCAGGGCCGCCCTGGACCGGTGCAGCGCCCTCTACGAGGCGGCCGACGGCACCTCGCTGGTGGCCGCGATCCAGGACACCCGCGGCGGCCGGGCCTTCGACGACATCCTGCAGACGCACGCCGCCCTCTACAGCATCGGGTGGAGCCTCACCGAGGCCCTGCGCGCGGACGGCTTCACGCCCGACGCCGTCGTCGGCCACAGTCTGGGCGAGTACGTCGCCGCCACCGTCGCCGGGGCGATGTCCCTGGAGGACGGCCTGGACCTCGTCATGAAACAGGCCCACCTGGTGAAGCAGCACTGCCGCACCGGCGGGATGCTCAGCGTCCTCGCCGGACCGGGCCTCTACCGAGCGCGGCCGGAGCTGTTCGCGGGACTGGCGCTGGCGGGTGTCCACCACGACGGCGGGACGACGGGGAACTTCGTCGTCAGCGGCAGTGCCGATCGGCTGGCCGAGGCGCGGGCCCTGCTGGACGAGGAGGGGGTGACCACCGCCCGGCTGCCCGTGCGGTACGCCTTCCACTCGGAGCTGATCGACGACATCCGGCACGAGTGCCACGAGATGGGCCGGGCCGTCGCGGTGCGCAGGCCCGAACTGCCCGTCCACTCGGCGGCCTGCGCGGGGCCGCTGCGGGAGGACGCGGCCGAGCGCTGGGGCCCGTACGTCTGGGACGTGATCCGCGGCACGGCGCGCTTCGACACGATGATGGCCACCTCGTTCCCCCGGCCCGAGCGCCACTGGTTCGTCGACCTCAGCCCCGGCGGATCCCTCGCCGGCCTCCTCGGACACGGGTACGGGCCCGACCACCGAGGGGCTTTCGCCATCGACCGGTTCACCTCCGACACCGCGTCGATGCGGCGACTGAGGGAGGGCCTGCGCTCCGTGCGCGACAGCCGGGGAGCCTGA